A window from Enterocloster bolteae encodes these proteins:
- a CDS encoding ABC transporter ATP-binding protein has product MAENTVILRLDNVSKSFAKVEHDEVTHALNEVNLSMKSGEFISLVGPSGCGKSTILRLVAGLIPPTTGYLTVNGAQITGPSPERGMMFQKPTLFPWLTVEKNISFSLKLQGKLKGNEEKVERMLKIIGLESFRNDYPGQLSGGMAQRVSLVRSLINEPDILLLDEPLGALDAFTRMNMQDEILKVWQEKKQLALMVTHDVDEAIYMGTRVIVMDAHPGRVVSDIKIDQAYPRERSSQTFVACRNEILNCLHFGGKNRGQR; this is encoded by the coding sequence ATGGCAGAAAATACAGTTATCCTTCGGTTGGACAATGTATCAAAAAGTTTTGCAAAGGTGGAGCACGACGAGGTTACCCACGCGTTAAACGAGGTGAATCTTTCCATGAAGAGCGGTGAATTTATCAGTCTTGTGGGGCCGTCGGGATGCGGAAAATCCACCATACTCCGCCTTGTGGCCGGGCTGATTCCGCCTACCACCGGCTATCTGACCGTAAATGGGGCGCAGATTACAGGGCCGTCGCCGGAGCGGGGAATGATGTTTCAGAAACCCACCCTTTTTCCATGGCTGACAGTGGAAAAAAATATTTCCTTCAGCTTAAAGCTGCAGGGAAAGCTGAAGGGGAATGAGGAGAAGGTAGAGAGGATGCTTAAAATTATCGGTCTTGAATCCTTCAGGAACGACTACCCGGGACAGCTTTCCGGCGGCATGGCACAGCGGGTTTCACTGGTGCGGTCTCTGATTAACGAGCCGGATATACTGCTGTTAGACGAGCCCCTGGGAGCGCTGGACGCATTCACACGTATGAATATGCAGGATGAAATCTTAAAGGTGTGGCAGGAGAAAAAGCAGCTTGCGCTCATGGTTACCCATGATGTGGATGAAGCTATTTATATGGGAACCCGGGTCATTGTCATGGACGCGCATCCGGGGCGGGTGGTTTCTGATATTAAAATAGACCAGGCCTACCCCAGGGAGCGCTCATCGCAGACCTTTGTGGCCTGCCGGAATGAAATCCTCAACTGCCTGCACTTCGGCGGAAAAAACAGAGGTCAGCGGTAA
- a CDS encoding ABC transporter permease, which translates to MSTTMEEKPVSGSSQINPLGHLTRQQLKELEQKEKTRGQKILDLVIMLLPVICGFIAVIEYWEVPNGSPNSHPYTYVWAVAAFMTAYALYALAAGIKYRKGDRRTAEDLRYRAPLFSAFFLLLTFYDYLTLKTGILSQPFVPCMNSILNIAWEDRAYLLECTLHTLRLLFLGYFIGIALGLVTGITCGYSEKARYWINPVIKFLGPIPTATWIPIIMVVAASLFRGAVFIIALGSWFAVTVASMSGIQNVDKDFFEAARTLGASEGQLVFRVAIPHAMPSILQGCTQAMSSSCVAIMIAEMMGVKAGLGWYMNWAKSWAAYDKMFAALFVICFIFTIVTKVLDLIKRRVLRWQNGVVK; encoded by the coding sequence ATGTCAACTACTATGGAGGAAAAGCCTGTCTCTGGCAGCAGCCAGATAAATCCGCTGGGACATCTGACGAGACAGCAGCTAAAGGAACTGGAGCAGAAGGAAAAAACACGCGGTCAGAAAATCCTGGACCTCGTTATTATGCTGCTTCCGGTTATCTGCGGTTTCATCGCTGTTATCGAGTACTGGGAGGTCCCAAACGGAAGTCCAAACAGCCATCCTTACACCTATGTGTGGGCAGTGGCAGCCTTTATGACTGCATACGCGCTCTATGCCCTTGCAGCCGGGATTAAATACAGGAAGGGGGACAGGCGGACTGCGGAGGACCTGCGCTACCGAGCGCCTTTGTTTTCTGCTTTTTTTCTCCTGCTTACCTTTTATGATTATCTGACTCTGAAAACTGGCATCCTGTCCCAGCCCTTTGTTCCGTGTATGAACAGCATATTGAACATTGCATGGGAGGACCGGGCTTATCTGCTTGAATGTACGCTTCACACGCTGCGCCTGCTGTTTTTGGGATATTTTATCGGAATTGCCCTGGGATTGGTTACGGGAATTACCTGTGGTTATTCTGAGAAGGCGCGGTACTGGATTAATCCCGTTATCAAATTTCTGGGCCCCATTCCCACCGCAACCTGGATTCCCATTATCATGGTTGTGGCAGCCTCCCTGTTCAGGGGAGCCGTGTTTATCATCGCCCTTGGATCCTGGTTTGCAGTTACCGTGGCATCCATGTCCGGCATCCAGAATGTGGACAAGGATTTCTTCGAGGCCGCAAGGACCCTGGGGGCAAGTGAGGGGCAGCTTGTATTCCGGGTGGCGATTCCTCATGCAATGCCCTCTATTTTACAGGGCTGCACCCAGGCCATGAGCTCCTCCTGTGTTGCAATCATGATTGCGGAGATGATGGGGGTAAAGGCAGGACTTGGATGGTATATGAACTGGGCTAAATCCTGGGCGGCCTACGACAAAATGTTTGCAGCGCTGTTTGTCATCTGTTTTATTTTTACTATTGTGACAAAGGTGCTGGATTTGATTAAACGCCGGGTTCTCAGGTGGCAGAACGGAGTAGTGAAATAA
- a CDS encoding lactate racemase domain-containing protein, with protein MKLSFEYGAGLMAAELPDNTDVFIPGETVADPPCIPEDQLVEKTLESIRNPMGMEPLSKLAHKGSKVTIIFPDRVKGGEQPTSHRKISIKLILKELYGAGVEKKDILLICSNGLHRKNTETEIHNILGDELFHEFWHTHQIINHDSEDYEHLVDLGTTDRGDPVLMNKYVYDSDVAILIGHTQGNPYGGYSGGYKHCATGITHWRSIASHHVPEVMHRKDFTPVSGTSLMRTKFDEIGQYMEKCMGKKFFCCDAVLDTRSRQIEINSGYAKVMQPHSWITADKRTYVPWAEKKYDVMIFGMPQFFHYGEGMGTNPIMLMQAISAQVIRHKRIMSDNCVIICSSLCNGYFHDELWPYTREMYEMFQHDFMNTLPDMNRYGEYFATNEEYIRKYRYCNAFHPFHGFSMISCGHIAEMNTSAIYLCGAQEPGYARGMGLKTRATIEEALADARKKFVGQNPNILALSQTFKLGAVHLMMKDEAYEGKGQEDCGCACHMHGKLM; from the coding sequence ATGAAGTTATCATTTGAATATGGTGCGGGGCTTATGGCGGCAGAGCTTCCTGACAACACCGACGTGTTCATACCCGGCGAGACTGTGGCAGACCCGCCCTGTATCCCGGAGGACCAGCTGGTGGAGAAAACCCTGGAATCCATACGAAACCCCATGGGAATGGAGCCACTGTCCAAACTGGCCCATAAGGGCTCCAAAGTGACCATCATTTTCCCGGACAGGGTAAAGGGAGGGGAACAGCCCACTTCCCACAGAAAAATATCCATTAAATTGATACTTAAGGAGCTGTACGGCGCGGGAGTGGAGAAGAAGGACATCCTTTTAATCTGTTCCAACGGACTTCACAGGAAGAACACGGAGACGGAAATCCACAACATCCTTGGGGATGAGCTGTTTCATGAGTTCTGGCACACACATCAGATTATCAACCATGACAGCGAGGATTACGAGCATCTGGTGGACCTGGGCACCACGGACCGCGGCGATCCGGTGCTCATGAATAAATATGTGTATGACAGCGATGTGGCAATCCTGATCGGACACACCCAGGGCAACCCCTACGGCGGCTACTCAGGAGGGTATAAGCACTGCGCCACGGGCATCACCCATTGGCGATCCATAGCCTCACACCATGTACCTGAGGTCATGCACCGGAAGGATTTTACTCCGGTCAGCGGAACGTCGCTTATGAGGACAAAATTTGATGAGATTGGCCAGTACATGGAAAAATGCATGGGAAAGAAGTTTTTCTGCTGTGACGCAGTGCTGGACACCAGGTCCCGTCAGATAGAGATTAACAGCGGATATGCAAAAGTCATGCAGCCCCACTCCTGGATTACGGCGGATAAGAGGACCTATGTGCCGTGGGCTGAAAAGAAGTATGATGTAATGATATTCGGCATGCCCCAGTTCTTCCATTACGGCGAGGGCATGGGCACCAATCCCATTATGCTGATGCAGGCCATCTCGGCCCAGGTCATCCGGCATAAGCGTATCATGAGCGATAACTGCGTGATTATCTGCTCTTCCCTGTGCAACGGCTATTTCCACGATGAGCTGTGGCCCTACACCAGGGAAATGTATGAGATGTTCCAGCACGATTTTATGAATACCCTGCCGGACATGAACCGGTACGGCGAATACTTCGCCACCAATGAGGAATACATCAGAAAATACCGTTACTGCAATGCGTTCCATCCATTCCACGGCTTTTCCATGATTAGCTGCGGTCATATAGCGGAAATGAATACCTCCGCCATCTATCTGTGCGGCGCCCAGGAACCGGGCTATGCCAGGGGGATGGGCCTTAAGACCAGGGCCACCATCGAGGAAGCGCTGGCTGACGCCAGAAAAAAGTTCGTGGGACAAAATCCCAATATCCTGGCCCTTTCCCAGACCTTTAAGCTGGGCGCCGTCCATCTGATGATGAAGGATGAGGCGTATGAAGGTAAGGGACAGGAGGACTGCGGGTGCGCGTGCCATATGCATGGTAAGCTGATGTAA
- a CDS encoding triose-phosphate isomerase family protein has protein sequence MKHIFLNLKRFDIPREYGGVNGVAPMEEWGSYIVQNTQEKLKAYSAEDVEFVMYFPEAHLIPAVKALCEDSPVKIGCQGVYRDDTAENGNFGAFTTNRTANAAKAMGCSSVIIGHCEERRDKAGILEEAGVTDEDAIGRLLNQEIKAAIQAGLTVLYCIGETAGEQEHWQEVLKSQLETGLKDVDKEKVVIAYEPIWAIGPGKTPPDEAYITKIGTYIKEMTGGMDVVYGGGLKTDNARMLASVPVMDGGLIALTRFQGQIGFYPEEYLEIVRTYLERD, from the coding sequence ATGAAACACATATTTCTGAACCTGAAACGGTTCGATATACCCAGGGAGTACGGAGGGGTCAACGGTGTGGCGCCCATGGAGGAATGGGGAAGCTATATTGTTCAGAACACCCAGGAAAAGCTGAAGGCGTACAGCGCAGAGGATGTGGAGTTCGTCATGTATTTCCCGGAAGCCCATCTTATTCCGGCAGTAAAAGCCCTGTGTGAGGACAGTCCGGTTAAGATTGGCTGTCAGGGAGTGTACAGGGATGATACGGCTGAGAACGGCAATTTCGGCGCATTTACCACCAACCGCACGGCCAATGCAGCTAAGGCAATGGGATGCAGTTCTGTCATTATCGGACACTGCGAGGAGCGCAGGGATAAGGCCGGAATCCTGGAAGAAGCCGGGGTCACGGATGAAGACGCAATAGGAAGGCTGCTGAATCAGGAAATCAAGGCAGCCATCCAGGCCGGTCTTACCGTTCTTTACTGTATCGGAGAAACAGCCGGTGAACAGGAACACTGGCAGGAAGTACTGAAATCGCAGCTGGAAACAGGGCTTAAGGATGTGGACAAGGAGAAGGTGGTCATTGCTTATGAACCCATATGGGCCATCGGGCCAGGCAAGACGCCGCCGGATGAAGCATATATCACGAAGATTGGTACCTATATTAAGGAGATGACCGGAGGGATGGATGTGGTCTATGGAGGCGGACTTAAGACGGACAATGCCAGGATGCTGGCTTCGGTTCCTGTCATGGACGGCGGCCTGATTGCCCTCACCAGGTTCCAGGGACAGATTGGATTCTATCCTGAGGAGTATCTGGAGATCGTGCGCACCTATCTGGAGCGAGACTGA
- a CDS encoding diphosphate--fructose-6-phosphate 1-phosphotransferase, translated as MSANVLVVHGGGPTAVINASLYGVVEEAKSSGSIGRVYGAIGGSEGILKESFLDLMQYPEEKLSLLLQTPATAIGSSRYALKQEDYNAMAGIFRKYGIRYVLLNGGNGTMDTCGRIFEACRGEDIYVVGIPKTIDNDIAITDHTPGYGSAARFIAASAAEVGADVKALPIHVCVMEAMGRNAGWITAASALARKKPGDAPHLIYLPERPFHEEEFLEDVKRLYDEKGGVVVVASEGLKNEKGEPIVPPIFKVGRATYYGDVSAYLANLVIQKLGIKARSEKPGLCGRASIAWQSPVDRDEAVLAGRQALRTAMAGRSGVMVGLIRDEKEDSGYHVHTSAIPIKEVMLHERVLPDEYINDRGNDVTDAFLKWCRPLIGPELRDFVDFKEEYEKMGVGK; from the coding sequence ATGTCGGCAAATGTTCTGGTGGTCCATGGCGGCGGCCCCACAGCTGTTATCAATGCTTCCCTGTATGGCGTAGTGGAGGAAGCCAAAAGCTCCGGCAGCATAGGCAGGGTGTACGGGGCAATTGGCGGAAGTGAAGGAATCCTGAAGGAGAGTTTTCTGGATTTGATGCAGTATCCGGAGGAAAAGCTGAGTCTTCTGCTTCAGACGCCGGCCACCGCAATCGGATCCTCAAGGTATGCCCTTAAACAGGAGGACTACAATGCCATGGCGGGAATCTTCCGGAAATATGGAATACGGTATGTACTCCTCAACGGGGGAAACGGAACCATGGATACCTGCGGCCGCATCTTTGAGGCGTGCAGGGGAGAGGACATCTATGTGGTGGGAATTCCCAAGACCATTGACAATGACATTGCCATAACAGACCATACTCCGGGATATGGAAGCGCGGCCAGGTTCATTGCCGCGTCCGCCGCAGAGGTGGGAGCGGATGTCAAAGCCCTGCCCATCCATGTGTGCGTCATGGAGGCCATGGGACGCAACGCAGGATGGATTACAGCTGCGTCTGCCCTGGCCAGGAAGAAGCCGGGGGATGCGCCCCATCTGATTTATCTGCCGGAGCGTCCCTTTCATGAGGAGGAATTCCTGGAGGATGTAAAACGCCTTTACGATGAAAAGGGAGGCGTGGTGGTGGTTGCCAGCGAGGGGCTTAAAAATGAAAAAGGAGAGCCCATTGTGCCTCCTATTTTTAAGGTTGGGAGAGCTACTTACTATGGGGATGTCAGCGCTTATCTGGCGAATCTGGTCATTCAGAAGCTGGGAATCAAGGCCAGAAGCGAAAAGCCCGGTCTTTGCGGAAGAGCGTCCATTGCCTGGCAGTCTCCTGTGGACCGGGACGAGGCAGTTCTGGCCGGCCGTCAGGCACTGCGCACAGCCATGGCCGGCCGCAGCGGCGTCATGGTCGGCCTTATACGGGATGAGAAAGAGGACAGCGGGTATCATGTCCATACCTCGGCCATACCCATCAAAGAGGTGATGCTTCATGAGCGGGTTCTGCCGGATGAGTACATAAATGACAGGGGCAATGATGTGACGGACGCGTTTCTGAAATGGTGCAGGCCTCTTATCGGACCAGAACTGAGGGATTTTGTGGATTTTAAAGAAGAGTATGAAAAGATGGGAGTGGGAAAATGA
- a CDS encoding class II fructose-bisphosphate aldolase — translation MTLIPLRPLMEASVKHGFAQGAFNVNAVAQAKAAIQVHEMFRSAAILQGADLANGFMGGRCDFMNATLEDKKKGAENIAGAVKKYGEDSPIPIVLHLDHGRDSDSCAAAIAGGYTSVMIDGSSLAFDENVELTREVVKYAHARGVSVEGELGVLAGVEDHVFSEGSTYTNPLKAVEFFRKTGVDALAISYGTMHGASKGKNVKLRKEIAVAIRECLNHEGIFGALVSHGSSTVPAYIVDEINGLGGTLTGTYGIAVSELQEAARCGINKINVDTDIRLAVTRNMKEFFAGNPEKRNSSSIGAIYELLESKREQFDPRVFLTPIMDTVMTGVIPDEDTAAITDCIERGVKEVVGTLIVQFGSYGKAPLVEQVSLEEMAERYKKMQI, via the coding sequence ATGACATTGATTCCATTGAGGCCTCTCATGGAGGCTTCTGTTAAACATGGATTTGCCCAGGGCGCTTTCAACGTCAATGCGGTGGCCCAGGCAAAGGCTGCCATCCAGGTCCATGAGATGTTCCGCTCCGCTGCCATACTGCAGGGGGCCGACCTGGCAAACGGCTTTATGGGGGGAAGATGCGACTTTATGAACGCGACCCTGGAGGATAAGAAAAAGGGCGCTGAAAATATTGCCGGGGCCGTGAAAAAATATGGGGAGGACAGCCCCATACCCATTGTCCTTCATCTGGACCATGGGCGGGATTCTGACTCCTGTGCGGCCGCCATAGCAGGGGGATATACCTCTGTGATGATAGACGGGTCGTCCCTTGCCTTTGATGAGAATGTGGAGCTGACCCGGGAGGTGGTGAAATACGCGCATGCAAGAGGCGTCAGCGTGGAAGGGGAGCTGGGAGTGCTGGCCGGGGTGGAGGACCATGTGTTTTCAGAGGGATCCACTTATACCAATCCCTTAAAGGCAGTTGAATTTTTCAGGAAGACCGGCGTGGATGCCCTGGCCATATCCTACGGAACCATGCACGGGGCTTCCAAGGGAAAGAATGTAAAGCTGCGCAAGGAGATAGCGGTGGCCATCCGGGAGTGCCTGAATCATGAGGGTATTTTCGGGGCACTGGTATCCCATGGCTCGTCCACGGTTCCGGCCTATATTGTGGATGAAATCAACGGGCTGGGAGGCACGCTGACCGGCACCTATGGAATTGCCGTCAGTGAACTGCAGGAAGCGGCCAGATGCGGTATCAACAAGATTAATGTGGATACGGACATCAGGCTGGCTGTTACCCGCAATATGAAGGAGTTTTTCGCAGGGAACCCGGAGAAGAGAAACAGCAGCTCCATCGGGGCCATCTATGAGCTTTTAGAGTCTAAAAGAGAGCAGTTTGACCCAAGGGTATTCCTGACTCCAATCATGGATACGGTGATGACCGGCGTCATACCGGATGAGGACACGGCAGCCATAACGGACTGTATTGAACGGGGCGTGAAGGAAGTGGTGGGAACCCTCATCGTACAGTTTGGCTCTTACGGCAAAGCTCCCCTGGTGGAACAGGTTTCCCTGGAGGAGATGGCTGAGCGCTATAAGAAAATGCAGATTTAA
- a CDS encoding class II fructose-bisphosphate aldolase → MLTTTYEMLQKAYEGHYAVPAINTQGGTYDIIRAVCMAAEELRSPVILAHYVNTGAYSGHDWFYETAKWMAGKVSVPVAIHLDHGDSFERCMEMLKLGFTSIMFDGSALPVEENAAATEAVARVCRSFGVPLEAEIGELCRLDDRGNKIGASNIADPDVVRQYLKLCHPDSLAIGIGNAHGFYSGPVDIRVEVLEECRKFTDIPFVLHGCTGMDEELVKRSIDSGVAKINFGTQVRCQYVNYLKEGLAEGKDQGHAWKLSQYAELRLREDIKDIIRLAGSKEKA, encoded by the coding sequence ATGCTGACAACCACTTATGAAATGCTACAGAAGGCTTATGAAGGACATTATGCGGTTCCCGCCATCAATACCCAGGGGGGAACCTATGACATCATACGGGCCGTATGTATGGCTGCGGAGGAGCTTCGTTCCCCTGTTATATTGGCCCACTATGTGAATACCGGGGCCTATTCAGGCCATGACTGGTTTTATGAGACGGCAAAATGGATGGCCGGCAAGGTATCTGTGCCGGTTGCAATCCATCTGGATCACGGGGACAGCTTTGAGCGCTGCATGGAGATGCTGAAGCTGGGATTCACCTCTATTATGTTTGACGGTTCCGCCCTGCCTGTGGAGGAAAATGCGGCTGCCACAGAGGCAGTGGCCAGGGTGTGCAGGTCCTTTGGCGTGCCGCTGGAAGCGGAAATCGGCGAGCTGTGCCGCTTGGATGACAGGGGAAACAAGATAGGCGCATCCAATATTGCGGATCCGGATGTGGTGAGGCAGTATCTTAAGCTCTGCCATCCCGATTCACTGGCCATCGGCATCGGCAATGCCCACGGGTTTTACAGCGGCCCTGTGGATATCCGGGTGGAGGTGCTGGAGGAGTGCAGGAAGTTTACAGATATACCCTTTGTTCTTCACGGCTGTACGGGTATGGATGAGGAGCTGGTGAAGCGCTCCATTGACAGCGGAGTGGCCAAAATCAATTTCGGCACCCAGGTGCGCTGCCAGTATGTGAACTATCTGAAAGAGGGGCTGGCTGAGGGGAAGGACCAGGGCCATGCCTGGAAATTATCACAGTACGCGGAACTGCGGCTGCGCGAAGATATAAAAGACATTATCCGGCTTGCAGGTTCTAAGGAAAAGGCATGA
- a CDS encoding zinc-dependent alcohol dehydrogenase, with product MKVLCLPEPGNLVIKDLPMPELKEGQAIVKMEMCGICGSDVTAYRGVNPTMRYPINGLGHEGVGIIQEIGENDKGLKPGDRVALEPYVPCNKCHMCAAGRFNNCADLHVRGVHKDGMMSEYFLHPVQLLYKLPDELTFTHAALVEPLTIGLHGATRARVSRGEHCVVFGAGIIGLMAAFACINYGATPILVDVLQKRLDYAKELGVPCTFNSKDGNVEEYLREVTGGKLPEAMIDCTGAPVILENMHNYVCHGGRIALVGWPHDPVLINTVRLMQKEIDVCPSRNSNGKFPEAIGLVNEGKVPTDAIITKMIELDQVEDTIKDMIQSPSDYLKVIVNI from the coding sequence ATGAAGGTATTATGTCTGCCGGAGCCAGGAAACCTGGTGATAAAAGATTTGCCTATGCCGGAGCTGAAAGAAGGACAGGCAATCGTAAAGATGGAAATGTGCGGTATCTGCGGTTCGGATGTGACTGCTTACAGGGGAGTGAACCCCACCATGCGCTATCCCATTAACGGGCTGGGCCATGAGGGCGTGGGCATCATCCAGGAAATCGGGGAGAATGACAAGGGGTTAAAGCCGGGAGACCGTGTGGCCCTGGAACCCTATGTACCCTGCAACAAGTGTCATATGTGCGCGGCAGGGCGTTTCAATAACTGCGCGGATCTCCATGTGCGCGGCGTACATAAGGACGGCATGATGTCCGAATATTTCCTTCATCCGGTGCAGCTTTTATATAAGCTTCCCGATGAACTGACCTTTACCCATGCAGCCCTGGTGGAGCCCTTAACCATCGGCCTTCACGGGGCCACCAGGGCCAGGGTATCAAGGGGAGAGCATTGTGTTGTGTTCGGCGCCGGTATTATCGGCCTTATGGCTGCATTTGCCTGTATTAATTACGGCGCAACCCCCATACTGGTGGATGTGCTGCAAAAGCGCCTGGATTACGCAAAGGAGCTGGGAGTACCATGCACCTTTAACTCCAAAGACGGAAATGTGGAGGAATATCTGCGGGAGGTGACAGGCGGTAAGCTGCCTGAGGCCATGATTGATTGTACGGGAGCGCCGGTGATCCTGGAGAACATGCACAATTATGTGTGCCATGGAGGACGGATTGCCCTGGTGGGATGGCCCCATGACCCGGTATTGATTAACACGGTGCGCCTGATGCAGAAGGAAATCGACGTGTGCCCGTCCAGAAACTCCAACGGGAAATTCCCGGAGGCCATCGGTCTGGTAAACGAGGGCAAGGTACCCACAGACGCCATCATAACAAAAATGATTGAACTGGACCAGGTGGAGGATACCATAAAGGATATGATTCAGTCCCCGTCCGATTATCTGAAAGTCATCGTGAACATCTGA
- a CDS encoding ABC transporter ATP-binding protein has translation MPEREDTRPIKVEVRNLTKRFGDLLVLDDMSFNIRKGEFVCVVGPTGCGKTTFLNCLTRIHMPSEGDLYIDGVPADPRKHNISFVFQEPSALPWLTVEDNLAYGLKIKRIPKAEIDRRVNQILDLMGLQEFRKAYPGELSVSAEQRIIIGRSFAMQPDLLLMDEPYGQMDVKMRFYLEDEVIRLWKELGSTVVFITHNIEEAVYLAERVLILSNKPAKIKEEVRIDLPRPRDITSSQFIQYRNYITDKIKWW, from the coding sequence ATGCCTGAAAGAGAGGATACCCGGCCCATAAAAGTCGAGGTCAGGAATCTTACAAAGCGATTCGGCGACCTGCTGGTGCTGGACGATATGTCATTTAATATCCGTAAAGGCGAGTTCGTGTGTGTAGTAGGGCCTACAGGCTGCGGAAAGACCACATTTTTAAACTGCCTTACCAGGATTCATATGCCCAGCGAGGGCGATCTGTATATAGACGGGGTCCCTGCGGACCCGCGCAAACATAACATTTCTTTTGTATTTCAGGAGCCAAGCGCCCTTCCGTGGCTGACCGTGGAGGACAACCTGGCCTATGGACTTAAGATTAAGAGAATTCCCAAGGCTGAAATCGACCGCAGGGTGAACCAGATACTGGATCTGATGGGACTTCAGGAGTTCAGGAAGGCTTATCCGGGCGAGCTGTCCGTATCAGCGGAGCAGAGAATCATCATCGGACGTTCCTTTGCCATGCAGCCCGACCTGCTGCTGATGGATGAGCCATATGGACAGATGGATGTGAAGATGCGCTTTTATCTGGAGGATGAGGTTATACGTCTGTGGAAGGAACTGGGGAGCACAGTGGTATTCATCACCCACAACATAGAGGAAGCCGTGTATCTGGCGGAGCGCGTGCTGATTCTCAGCAACAAGCCGGCGAAGATAAAGGAGGAGGTACGGATTGACCTGCCAAGACCCAGGGATATCACATCCTCCCAATTTATCCAATACCGCAACTATATAACTGACAAGATTAAATGGTGGTAG
- a CDS encoding ABC transporter ATP-binding protein, producing the protein MEQLNKRMEINGISKTFFSDKGYFTAIKDVSFDVNDGEFLVILGPGRCGKTVLLNIIAGLEQQTEGKVVYNGREWKGVNPEISMVFQKLALMPFKTVMENVELGLKFRGMSKGQRREIAQHYIELVGLKGFEKSYPTQLSGGMKQRVGIARAYAADPKLLIMDEPFGQLDAQTRYQMQEEILRIWEKEKRTVIFVTNNIEEACYLGDRIILLSDCPATVKEVYPISIPRPRDMVSGEFLKLRTVISDNTDLAI; encoded by the coding sequence GTGGAACAACTAAATAAACGAATGGAAATAAATGGGATATCCAAGACGTTTTTCAGCGATAAGGGATATTTTACAGCCATAAAGGATGTGAGCTTTGATGTAAACGACGGCGAATTCCTGGTAATCCTGGGACCGGGGCGCTGCGGCAAGACCGTGCTGCTCAACATCATTGCAGGACTGGAGCAGCAGACCGAAGGAAAGGTAGTGTACAACGGCAGGGAGTGGAAGGGCGTAAACCCGGAAATCAGCATGGTATTTCAGAAGCTGGCTCTGATGCCCTTTAAGACGGTTATGGAAAATGTGGAGCTGGGCCTTAAATTCCGTGGCATGTCCAAGGGACAGCGCAGGGAGATTGCACAGCATTACATAGAGCTGGTGGGCCTTAAGGGATTTGAAAAATCCTATCCCACCCAGCTGTCGGGCGGCATGAAGCAGAGGGTGGGAATCGCCAGGGCGTATGCGGCGGATCCTAAGCTGTTAATCATGGACGAGCCCTTTGGACAGCTGGACGCCCAGACCCGCTATCAGATGCAGGAGGAAATCTTAAGAATCTGGGAAAAGGAAAAGCGTACCGTCATATTTGTCACCAACAATATAGAGGAAGCCTGCTATCTGGGAGACAGAATCATCCTGCTCAGCGACTGTCCGGCCACGGTAAAGGAAGTATATCCCATCAGCATACCCAGGCCAAGGGATATGGTGAGCGGGGAATTCCTGAAGCTGCGTACGGTTATTTCCGACAACACTGATTTAGCAATTTAA